The nucleotide window gttttattaatggataatacatttatcacacattttaatataatgtgtcaatttcttaccaaacaagcataatatatttttaaacagttataatacatatatattgcatacataattcacttttaatacatattgcagatttaTTATAGTATTGCtatgtattgttataaatggtaataaataaaaaatattgccaaaatcaataattatttattaaaagttatccattcaagtaatttttcctttttccctcCCTTTACTTTTGCCTTAACTTGCCCATCCAATATAGTTCTATCATGTTGCTTTAGTAAGATAtattcttcaactttttttcacgttctttccaaaaatcaattaatttccATCACAAACctaatttctttcaaattaaaaactccattattttcatattatataataaCTCTTCTTAGATTTCTCTATATATTCAACTTCTTAACAAAACTAAAGTgcataacaatatatatatatataaaacatgaAATCTGCCGCAAGAAATTTCTACagctaaattaattatattattattcttgtttCTCGCTAAGGCTAAAAGAGAGTAAGAGATTTCTTCGATACTCTTAGTTCTTCATAATATTATATAGGTGTTGGTTAATACGAGATGAAAATCTATATACTTCCTCCATCCTATTTTAtatgaggtagtttgactcggcacggagtttaagaaaaaaaggaagacttttaaaacttgtaatctaaaatgaatgatataaatttgtgtggcgataaattatttcattaagagtaaaatagacattttatagttaaattgttttttttttgtaagtaaatttttatttacCAAGTAAGAATTACATCCCGCAAAAAAAAAGTGTAGTATGGACAACTCCCAAACTTACACTAGCAACAAACTACTCAAACCAAATCTCCTATCATTATGGATAGAAATTTAAAAGCATAAGCCTATTTGCTAACTTACTACAATGTTGAGCTCTACTATGAATATCCTGAATGATCTGCCTAACTACGTGATCTGTTGTTCTTTGCCGAGTGTCAAACACTCTAGCATTTCTTTCCTTCTATATGTGATACACCCCACCTGCTAATGCCATCCGATACACCTCCTGCTGGGCAATTTTCCCCTTAGCATTTGCCACAACCCATTCCACTTCATTCTTCCAATCCAGAACTTGCCTGGCAACTCCCAACCATTGCAGTAGTTTACCCCATATTCTTGTTGCATAATTGCACTGAAACAGCAGATGGTCAATGTCTTCGTTCTCCTCTTGACATAGAGGGCAAAGCATATCTTCCAAATTCACCCAACAAGCTAATCTGTCCTTTGTTTGGAGCCTTCTACGGAGTGCAAGAAACAGAATAAATACCCATTTTGGCACTCCTTTGTTATTGCAGACTAGTCTTCTCCATGGAATCTTTGGCCATTCTTCTCTAAGCAATCCATAAATCTTTCTAATAGAGTAGCTAGGCAACTGTGTGACTTCGTTTTCAGTCATCCCTGCTATATCAAAAGTCTTCTTAGCATCTCAGAATCTGTTGTACCATCCAGGAAGCTTGTTGCGCCTGAGCCTCCCATACTGCGCCATCCTTTATATAATAGAGATGCACCCATTTAACCCACAATGCATCCTTCTTCCTACAAATATTCCACAATAGTTTACCAATTGCAGCATGGTTCCACTGTTATATATCAAGAATATTCAGCCCACCAGCAACTCTAGGCAGACATAGTCTCTCCCAAGCAATAAGAGATCTCTTTGATATTTCACATCCACCAGTCCACAAGAATGTTCTACATGTAGCATCAATCACCTGGATCACTTTCTTTGGCAAGACAAATACTTTGAGACCAAAATACTTGAATTGAGAATAATATAGACTTCACAATTTGCAACCTACCTGTATAAGTAAGGAACTTGGTTGTCCAAGATTTGATTCGCTGGAGCATTTTATCAATCAATGGTAAAAACTGCATAATTGTGACTTTTTTAGTACTTAGGGGAATACCCAAGTACTTGAAGGGCAGGGACCCTTCTGTGAACCGTAAAGCTGCCAGAATAGCTTGTTGAACCTCTTGTTTAACCCCTCCAAAATGTATAGAGCTCTTGTCAATATTAGCATCCAGCCCAGAAGCCCTTGAAAATAACTGAAATGCTTGATAAAGTAGCTGAGCAGATTTCAAATTAcctttacaaaataataaaagatcaTCAGCAAAGCTAAGTTGAGTAAGCTTCAATTGTTTACACCTCGGATGAAACATGAAATGTTTGTGCCCCTGTAAACCCTTCAAAATCCTTGTGAGATACTCCATAACAAGCACAAACAAGTAGGGAGACAAAGGATCTCCTTGTCTTAATCCTTTCTTTGCTGGGAATGGAGCTAGAGGGGAGTCATTCACAATGACCGATATGAAACAGTTTTCACACAAGTCATGATCCATTGAACAAACATAGTTGGGAATTGCAAACAGTTTAGTATTTGCTCGAGATAGGGCCACTCCACAGAATCATACGCCTTTCTCATATCAATCTTCAACATACACCTAGCAGAAATACCTTTCCTACTGTACCCCTTCACAAGCTTATGACTTAAAATGATGTTATCAGAAATCACCCTTCCCGGCACAAAAGCTGACTGACTCTGATCTACCAGGCTGTTCATGACATTTTGCATTCTTCTAGTTAAGACCTTAGATATCAACTTGTACAACATGAGATAGGCCTAAATTCAACAATTCTAGATGGATTGGCAACTTTAGGGATTAGAGTAATAGTTGTGCAATTTATGGGTTTGTACATTTCACCATGTCGAAAGAATTGCAAAATTGCTTCAGTTACCTCATCTCCAATTATGGGTCAAGCTTTCTTAAAGAACAAAGTGTTAAACCCATCACATCCAGGAGCCCTCTGATCATCAATACTCAGGAGTGCTGCGTGAATTTCCTCCCTATCAATAGGTACAATTAGAGCTTGTTGTTGCACTCTATTAAGGCAATTGACACTCTTCATAATTGGAATATCCACAACAGGTATTTGCACAGCAGTTGATCCCAATAATCCAACATAGAACTCCTTAATTTCCTTCTCAATATCCACAGTCTTCTGGACTATATTCCCTTGTGCAGTAGTAAGATGCTTTATTCTATTTTGTGCTAATCTACTCCTGAGATTAGCATAGAAATAAGCAGTATTTCCATCTCCCAGTTGCAACCATTTAGTTCTAGATTTCTGTTTAACTATGCTCTCCTTCACCCCACTCCATCTTTCTAATTCCTTTATCAGATCTCTTTCAATAGTAAATAGTTCACTAGCATGTTGTTGATCTCGCATCAAGCTTTGAGTGATTTCCAACCTCTGTCGACACTCTTGAACTTTAGCTCCCACACTATTGAATTCCTGAGTATTCAGCTCTTTCAATTTCATTCTAGTAACCTTCAGCTTTTGACACACTGACTCCATATACTTTCTTCTCGACCGCGTGACCCATGCTTGTTGTACTAGGGGCATGAAGTCCTAATGAACACNATCCAATATATCGAGAAGCTTTTTTTCAATGGGCCGGATTGGCTCTACCTCCACTGAAATACGATTCTTCTTGAAATTGCtgcattttattttcttgaagagCCATATATACCGTAGTAATGTTTCAACTTTCACGTCGAGAGAGcagaaaagaaaggaaatatACAAGAGGAGGAACAAAGATTTGTACCTATcagaaaagaaaacatatttatatatttacaaaCATAATAATCTGTAGTAATACAACTTTTTCTATACCATGAAATTCACAACAACATTGTCactttttttggtaattagttGGACTTTATTAATCACCAAAGGAAGCATAACAAAACTACAACCAGATTCAAACACAATTTGTTGTCTAGCCTTTAACACCAACACTACACTAGGGGTTATGGAGGACTTAGCCATATCGACTATATCACTCCACGTCCCAACAAGAGAATCAAGATATTCTACTGGGAAGGCCTAGAGAGTCATCTAAAATTTATACTGCTGCAATAGATTGCTGATCATAGGCTGGGCTCTGGCATTGCAGGCAAATGCTATGTCTTTTGCAATCATCTCCATCGCTctgtttttcttctcaaattgtCTTTGGTTCCTTTCCATCCATATCGCGTGAATTGTTTCAGTGTACACCATTTTGAAAAGTTGAGCCTTCAGTGTTTTACCTTTGGCATCCCTCATGACTCCAACTAGGTGGTTCTCCCAATCACTTGTGGttagtgtttttcttttgagcCAAGAGTAGATTCTAGTCCACAAAGAACTAGCAAAAGAGCACTGAACAAACAAGTGAGTTCTAGTTTCCAGGCAAGCATTGCAAAAAACACAATGAGGTTCTACACTCACGCCCCATTTCAAGAGTCTATCCTTCGTGAGTAACCTATCTTGTAAATATAGCCATAAGGAGAATATAGCTTTAGGTCTTGCCTCATTATTGTACATCATGACCTTTCATGGTACTCTTTCTGTAACCTCCAATAGATGCAAGTAAACTTGTCGTATGATACTCACCAGACCAAATGTAGCTTCTACAGTGTGCCTCTATAGCTGTCAGTACCTTCGTTGGAATTTGAAACAGTTGCGACCAGAAGGCCAGTATACTAAATAAGACTGTTTGTACCAGCTACATCCTTGCAACGTAAGATAGATGTTTCGCAGCATCTTTTTGGTTGACAGAGGTACACCTAGATATCTAAAAGGCATTTCGCCTTGAGTAAACTCAAGTTGAGCCAAAATTTGGTCTTTAATAGCCAATGATACCTTTCCAAAATATATAGAGCTTTTATCCATGTTTGCTTGTAGTCCAGAGAATGCTGAAAATCTATTGAAAACCTGTTGAATAGCCGTAACAGAAGGCAAGTCACCCTTAGCAAAAAGAAGTAGGTCGTCTGCAAAGCTAAGATGAGTTATTCCAAGCTTAGCACATCTGGGATGATGTGCAAAACTTGGGGATTCTGTTAGGGTATTTAGCCCTCTACTCAAGTATTCCATAGAAATAGAAAAGGAGACATAGGATTTCCTTATCTAAGCCCTTTAGCAGCATCAAAAGGAGGAGTTGGTTTCACCATTAACAATGATTGAGTAGTTAATGGTTGTCACACATTCCATAATCCATCTCATTGATAACAAGCATGATCATGTATTTAACTTAATATTACAACAACAATTGAAATCTCGAAACAACCTGAAAAATAATGATGGTACTTAATAAGTAAAACACACACATTACACatacataaaaatcaaaattagatAGGAATATTAAACCTCTGTTTCATTGGATAAAAACCCACATTCATCCTCCTCCTTAGATAGTTCCAAACACTAATTTCACTCTGAAAATACGATTCTACTTCgaatttttgtataattttctcGAAAATCCAAATTAACATTTCGCCTCCAGAAAGCAGAAAACAGAGGAAATGCAAAACATGGGAAACAGAAGCCAAAGAGATGTAAAGAAAATCATAACATTGTGTACGAGGTCGGAGAATTTCCTGTACATGTAATGACGAGAAAATCTGTGACTAATAGCATATATTAAAGAGTATAGGAGCAAAGAATTGACAGAAACTCTCACTATTTTGGGATCAGTGCCTTGATATTTTAGCTGTATAAAGTTGAGTAAAATGGTGAAGAAAAATCCAAGAATTGTGAGGGGACGACTCTGTTCTTGCATGAAAATCGAATTGAAAAAAGCTCTCCATGCCTGGAGGACAATTCTTGCATTATTATAGGCAAATGAAAAAGGGTTGATCGATGATGAAGGAGGAGAAAGGGTGTGCTTTATATAGGTTAGGTATCACCACGAAAGTTATCACAAGGTGCCAAAGCCTTTTGTCCTACCATTGAAATCTTGTCATAACTTTGATGTGGGATATTGCCTTTTGTCCTTCTTCTGTAAATTGAACACTGAGAGGTGTATGATCGGAGCAGCCCGGGTCCATAACCATAACTTCATTCTGCTCTAGTCTGAGTGTCCAAGCTGCATTCACCAATGCTCGATCAATCTTGCTATACACATAGCCGTTGGTCCAGGTGAACCATCTCCCTATACCCCTTAATTCAATCATGCCAGCAGTAATGATGTATTTATTAAAATCGTGAACCTCATTCTCATGGACAGGGTTCCCTGAAGCTCTATCTTCCAAACATATCATTGCATTAAAGCCACCAAACACTAACCAAAGATCTAGTATTGTGGTATTTAGAATTAATAGTTCTTCCCATAAGCCTCTTCTATCATCAATTATATGCAGCCCATAAACAGCTGTCAGCAAGAAACATTGTTTCAAACTAGTAATGGTGACAGCCCCATGAACTATCTGAGAACTCATCCCCACCAGATCAAATTCAACTTTGTTAGGGTCCCATAATACCCATATTCTACCTTTGTCGCTGTGTGCATAATTTGCACACCAACTCCAACCAGGagctattttatttataatgcTACCAGTATGTTGCTGCTTcactttattttctaaaatagcTATAAGTCCTACTTCATTACTCTGTACAAACTTCTTTACTTCCTTCtgtttatacattttatttattactctaaCATTCCAAGCAACAACCTTCATTAAATAGATTGAGTATGACCACTTCCTCCTGGATCCACCCTTATCCCACCAATACACTGTTCAGCACTTGCAGAAGTTGGCATCTCACTAAGAGGGCTAAAACCATTTCCCACCATCAGCCCTTGAGGACCCTTAGGACTTACTTGACCACTTCTAGCACTAGCTTTAACCTTAATAGACTCCCAACTATCTTGTTTCTCAGTTTCACTATTCAGACCTTTCGAGGTAGTTTGAACTACCTTTATAGGCTTCCTCCATACCTGCACAGGTGGCTTTGTTAAATTgctacttaatatagaaatatatcattctttttgggactgacaaAAAAGATAAGTAAGTCACATAagttgggacagagggagtaattatTAAAGCAGTATGTGCTCTAATTTTTGGACCATAAGGgtaccaatgtcccaaaagtatgacaaaAGGTATCTACATACCAAAGttatatatttgtcattttcccatatatatatattattttttttattttttttattttttatttttattttttttggacgGTGTGGTACCAATGccccaaaagtatgacagaaGGTATCTACATACCATTTAATATACTTCGGcgatatatttgtcatttttcttatatatatatatatataatcaatctATGTCATAAATGGTTATaattattacaaaattaaataaataacaatacacTAAATGATAATTGACTCAAACTTTCGAATTAATAAACGGTGTTAAAAAATTGTCCGAGTTGGACCCATTAGCCTGGTGGGTCAAAACCTGAGCCGGCCCATAAATAAATTGCTTAACGGGTCATGGACCAGTTTTTTCAGTAAATCTACTGTTAGACTAGTACCAACCCGATCCATTAGTGGGGAACCCGATCCGGCCCAGTCCAATATATCGAGA belongs to Solanum stenotomum isolate F172 chromosome 1, ASM1918654v1, whole genome shotgun sequence and includes:
- the LOC125842934 gene encoding uncharacterized protein LOC125842934 translates to MESVCQKLKVTRMKLKELNTQEFNSVGAKVQECRQRLEITQSLMRDQQHASELFTIERDLIKELERWSGVKESIVKQKSRTKWLQLGDGNTAYFYANLRSRLAQNRIKHLTTAQGNIVQKTVDIEKEIKEFYVGLLGSTAVQIPVVDIPIMKSVNCLNRVQQQALIVPIDREEIHAALLSIDDQRAPGCDGFNTLFFKKA